The DNA sequence TGTCGTCCTTCCCCTCCTATACGTCTACTTTGATCGGCATTACATATTGAGCAACATCCTCGCACTTGCTTTCTCTATTGAGACACTCGCCTTGCTCAAGCTCGACTCATTCTTCACGGCCTTCTTGATGCTGGGTTTACTGCTTATCTATGATATCTTTTGGGTAAGGATTGTCATTATGCTTATTTATCGCAATCTCATGTCCTGCAAATAGGTTTTCGCGACCCCAGTAATGGTCACAGTAGCTAAGGGTATTGATGCCCCCATCAAGATTCTAGCTCCTAAAACCTCGCCCTTCGCTTCTCCTACTGATTTCGCCATGCTCGGTCTCGGCGATATTATTGTACCTGGTCTCGTCATCGCTCTCTGTCTACGATATGACCTTCACCGTTATGCCGTTGCTTACAAGGGCAGGAATGTTACTCCCAGGAGCAAGTTTGGAAAGCCATACTTTTGGTGTGGCGTGGTGAGCTATATTTTGGGGCTGGGTGTGACGATTGGGGTGATGCACCACTTTCAGAGAGCACAACCTGCTTTGCTCTACTTGAGCCCTGCTTGTAGTACGTCCTTTACGTTTCTTTCATTTTTCGACCAGTTTCTTCCAACGCTGACTGTTCTGCAGCTCTTGGCcctgttcttcttgcctttgccCAAAGAGACATCAGGAATCTATGGACATACGATGAATCATCAgaggagaacaagaaggtcCTTGACGACACCATTGAGTCGGCATCGGAGGCAGCCATCAAAGCTCGCGCAGAGGCAAAGGCAGCTGCGGAAGAGACCGTTAGCGAAGGGGAAGCAAATGTTGGCGAAGCGCAGGATGCCCGAAAACAAAAGGGACAGGTAGAGGATGACAAATGGATGGATAACACCGGCGTCATCGCTCCCGAAGGGAAAGctaaaaagaagaagagtgggaagaagaagtagagGATTATTATAGATATCTCTTGCATTATTTATCAAAAAAGGTCACGCATATCATACATCCTGGTCTATCTCACAAATAAATTGGACTACCTGACAGATCCTACACGGATCGATTTTAATTATTTCTGCAAACTCCTCCTGTACTTGATGAACGCCACCAAGTTTTCATATACTTCGTCACCCCTCGTTCGCAaatttctctcctttcgcttatcaatcttcttcacctcgGCTCTAACCTTGCCCACGATGCCGCTTAAAATTTGCAAGTAACAATTTTCGACAAAAACCGAGTTGTAAGAACGGATCTCGTCAGAGTAGATGTCGATAACGGCATTGAGCAATGAAACAAGCATTTCGGCCGAGGGAGGGGGAGACGTGGAAGTGAGGCGTTGGATAAGATGTTGGCTAATGGATTGGTTTTCGGCGTTGGAGATGGATTCGCGCATGGCAATCGTAGAGAGGGTCTCAACGACACGGGTTTTGGTGATTTCATCCTTGATAATGTTGATGCTGTCCATCAAGATTTGCACTTGTTGCTCTTGGACGTTCTGCAGTATCTTATCAGCATCCTAGGGTTTATAAGTTACTTTAAAAGGACCTACAACAACCGAAGGATTAATCTTGATGGCACCCCAAACACAACCCAAGGTCATTTCTAGcacttccatcctcatTTCCTGACCTTTCATTTGCAAAGCCTGAGGCTCGGATCCAATCAATTGGATAATGGCGAACAAGCTATCCCACAAGCCTTGTACAGGTACAGAAGCGACAATCTGTGCAGCTGCAGATCGATCGGCAGCAGAAATGGACGCGACAGCAGTAAGGAGTAAGTTGTTCAAAGCCTCCAACGCGTGCAAATGCAATATTGAGAGAATAGAGGTGGTAGGAGGGTGTATGGAGGGAACAGTGGAAGCGggggggaaagaaagggagacTGGGCGGGAGAGTAGGGCAAGTCGTTCAGGAAGGTGAAGGTTGGTGAGGAGGTGAGAGAGTGTGGCACCGGGGTTGAGCTTGACGCCGCTGTCAAAGGTTTCCATCTCAAGCTCCGCTCCGGGTTCCCGACCCATGGAAATGAGACCTTCgtcatcaatctcatcctcgtccatcGCCgcatccacatcctcttcaatctcaacTTCGGCCGCAGCaccgccttcttccagaGTCTCAGCAGctatatcctcctcatcttcaagaccCGCACAAATATTTGTAAGGACCTCAAGAGCGGTTACGATGGTAGACAGATTACGTTCAATACGCTCAAGAGCAACTTCAGAGGTAGACTTGTGGTCCGTCTTGGCGTTCCTATCGAGGATTTTAACGTCTGACGGCTACTCCTCTGTCAGCTCGCTATTCGGGTGTTTCATTATTGCTCCTTACAATTTCCTTGACCAATTTATCGACGCGGGTGcaaacatcttccaacttGACATCCAACAAGCCGTTGATAAGGGGCAAAATCGTGCTCGCAGTCAACGCATTAATGCCGACCTTTTCGTCCGCCCTTGATCCAGCTCTAATGATGTTTCTCAAGATACCGCAGACGAGCACTCTTCTTAACAATGCTCTTCCATCCGGGAGGTCATCAGCCTCCGAGGCAGGTTCAGCAGCCGCCTTATTCGATTTGGATTTACGAGAAgcttcctt is a window from the Cryptococcus deuterogattii R265 chromosome 10, complete sequence genome containing:
- a CDS encoding minor histocompatibility antigen H13, which codes for MPQDNTVWVTYASLGVQALIPIAIGSFKSLQTPEDTRRRLRESKKGQISEEYDDDYEEPMGETLTWKESAMFPILGSVMLLGLWAVLKYFGKKWITIILGVYFGLAGMLAVQSTFSSIIAYLLRVFGISTTTYHVRISAGFRQIFHLPTTLPTMCLVPISVVLPLLYVYFDRHYILSNILALAFSIETLALLKLDSFFTAFLMLGLLLIYDIFWVFATPVMVTVAKGIDAPIKILAPKTSPFASPTDFAMLGLGDIIVPGLVIALCLRYDLHRYAVAYKGRNVTPRSKFGKPYFWCGVVSYILGLGVTIGVMHHFQRAQPALLYLSPACTLGPVLLAFAQRDIRNLWTYDESSEENKKVLDDTIESASEAAIKARAEAKAAAEETVSEGEANVGEAQDARKQKGQVEDDKWMDNTGVIAPEGKAKKKKSGKKK